A part of Brachybacterium faecium DSM 4810 genomic DNA contains:
- a CDS encoding carbohydrate ABC transporter membrane protein (PFAM: Binding-protein-dependent transport system inner membrane component), which yields MTTDAPTTARPAAPPPGASRPSRLGDRLTPIRALPMLPAGLLLVGFMLGPILYSLYLAFTDSAIRGAGASDTSFVGLSNFTDAFTDADFWNSVILTLIFTIVSAVIGQNVMGMLLALLMERAQRVLSFAVTSLVIAAWILPEVVAGYLLYTFFADEGSLNTILSSIGLPTQNLLFSAPILAVSFANIWRGTAFSMLVYSAALSSVPADVYESAALDGAGPVRRFRSITLPLLRPAIATNLMLTTLQTLSVFGLIFIMTGGGPARQSQTLPLYMYEQAFSYGQLGYGTAVALLLLLIGAAASLVYLRLLPEEEKR from the coding sequence ATGACCACCGACGCCCCCACCACCGCGCGACCCGCCGCGCCGCCTCCCGGGGCCTCCCGCCCCTCGCGGCTCGGGGACCGGCTCACCCCGATCCGGGCGCTGCCGATGCTGCCGGCCGGCCTGCTCCTGGTCGGCTTCATGCTCGGCCCGATCCTCTACTCCCTCTACCTCGCCTTCACCGACAGCGCGATCCGCGGCGCGGGCGCCTCCGACACCAGCTTCGTGGGCCTGTCGAACTTCACCGACGCCTTCACCGACGCCGACTTCTGGAACTCGGTGATCCTCACCCTCATCTTCACGATCGTCTCCGCGGTGATCGGCCAGAACGTGATGGGGATGCTGCTGGCCCTGCTCATGGAGCGCGCCCAGCGCGTGCTCTCCTTCGCGGTGACCTCGCTCGTGATCGCGGCGTGGATCCTGCCGGAGGTGGTGGCCGGCTACCTGCTGTACACCTTCTTCGCCGACGAGGGGAGCTTGAACACCATCCTGTCCTCGATCGGCCTGCCCACGCAGAACCTGCTGTTCAGCGCCCCGATCCTGGCGGTGTCCTTCGCCAACATCTGGCGCGGCACGGCGTTCTCGATGCTCGTGTACTCCGCGGCGCTCAGCTCCGTGCCCGCGGACGTCTACGAATCGGCGGCGCTGGACGGCGCCGGCCCGGTGCGCCGCTTCCGGTCGATCACGCTGCCGCTGCTGCGCCCCGCGATCGCCACCAACCTGATGCTCACCACGCTGCAGACCCTGTCGGTCTTCGGCCTGATCTTCATCATGACCGGCGGCGGGCCCGCCCGGCAGAGCCAGACCCTGCCCCTGTACATGTACGAGCAGGCCTTCTCCTACGGCCAGCTCGGCTACGGCACGGCCGTGGCGCTGCTGCTGCTCCTGATCGGGGCCGCGGCCTCGCTGGTGTACCTGCGCCTGCTGCCGGAGGAGGAGAAGCGATGA
- a CDS encoding carbohydrate ABC transporter membrane protein (PFAM: Binding-protein-dependent transport system inner membrane component), protein MTTTTRTLPTTSSTGGRARGTAVASTVAMLVIGLAFLVPLLWVVLASFDTEASLSVAWPSNWSFGNFQAIWNAETTFRPLANSLILCGGATIVTMVTAVLCAYPMSRFRFRAKRPLLLTIIFSTGLPITAIMIPVYSLFVQVNLIDSMFGAILFLGASSLPYAIFLTKGFMDGVPVDIEESAWTEGAGVLRALWSVVLPLMRSGLAVATIFTFVTMWGNFFVPFMLLLSPENLPAAVTLYTFSSQYGQVAYGQLAAFSIFYSLPVVALYLFLGRTLGQGFAAAGGVKG, encoded by the coding sequence ATGACCACGACGACCCGGACCCTCCCGACCACCTCCTCCACGGGCGGCCGAGCCCGCGGCACGGCGGTCGCCAGCACCGTGGCGATGCTCGTGATCGGGCTGGCCTTCCTGGTGCCGCTGCTGTGGGTGGTGCTGGCCTCCTTCGACACCGAGGCCTCCCTGTCGGTGGCGTGGCCCTCGAACTGGAGCTTCGGCAACTTCCAGGCGATCTGGAACGCGGAGACCACGTTCCGCCCGCTCGCGAACTCGCTCATCCTGTGCGGCGGGGCGACGATCGTGACGATGGTGACGGCGGTGCTGTGCGCGTACCCGATGTCCCGCTTCCGGTTCCGAGCCAAGCGGCCGCTGCTGCTGACGATCATCTTCTCCACCGGGCTGCCGATCACCGCGATCATGATCCCGGTCTACTCGCTGTTCGTGCAGGTGAACCTCATCGATTCGATGTTCGGGGCGATCCTGTTCCTCGGCGCGAGCTCCCTGCCGTACGCGATCTTCCTCACCAAGGGGTTCATGGACGGGGTCCCCGTGGACATCGAGGAGTCCGCGTGGACCGAGGGCGCGGGGGTGCTGCGGGCCCTGTGGTCGGTGGTGCTGCCGCTGATGCGCTCGGGCCTCGCCGTCGCGACGATCTTCACCTTCGTCACGATGTGGGGGAACTTCTTCGTCCCCTTCATGCTGCTGCTCAGCCCGGAGAACCTGCCGGCCGCGGTGACGCTGTACACCTTCTCCTCCCAGTACGGGCAGGTCGCCTACGGCCAGCTGGCCGCGTTCTCGATCTTCTACTCGCTGCCGGTCGTGGCGCTGTACCTGTTCCTGGGCCGCACCCTGGGCCAGGGCTTCGCCGCCGCGGGCGGTGTGAAGGGGTGA